In Rubrivirga marina, the following are encoded in one genomic region:
- a CDS encoding TonB-dependent receptor has product MRLVAGLAVLAFAVGASAQSVVSGTVTDAETGGVLIGAAVYAPALDRGAVTNAYGHYSLPLPADTVGLVVSYVGYQAREVRADSAVGGRLDVALHPVDLGEVVVEADAAGSRRPESTPQMGEAALSGTDIQALPALFGEADVLKAVQLLPGVRAGQEGTAGLHVRGGSPDQTLVLLDGTPLYNASHLFGFLSTFNADAVSRVELTKGAYPARFGGRLASVLDVRLRDGDLERHRVQGQVGLLSTKLLAEGPIVPGRASLLVSGRRTHIDLLAGPFIDRANERAAARDEAQIDPSLSFYDVNAKLNWRPSDRDRLYLSVYRGGDTFSFSAIDPEIDCAAGDCAATGVENATGGGLDWGSLVGSLRYTRVLSPRLFGALTLTASDYGFDVEVTSDEGRNGPSPVTAAARYRSGIRDLGARLDLDLAAGHGHALRLGAAVTHHRFTPGALSVLGEDAAEGVPADTTLGGGPTDGLEAVLYVDDTWRAGPLTLGLGLHLATYVAGQNVYPSVEPRLSASVKLWPRLALKASAAVTQQPVHLLTTGAGIGLPADLWVPADSVGPERGWQVAAGLAGSSPSGRTAWSVEGYVRAMDGLVAYRDGAAFSTPTDDWQELVVTGEGRSRGLEAFVEHRTDRVTAWFAYTLARTDRRFDAIADGAWFPYRYDRRHDVSAVVLARLSRRFDASVSAVYGTGDAVTLPAASYDATFLSSGSIPYWTQSVPQAASEVAYGPRNGHRLPAYARLDLGLTFYLHRGSRPHSVSLDVYNALNRKNPFVTLLDERTDAETGEARQQLVGISLFPVLPSLSYRFAF; this is encoded by the coding sequence GTGCGTCTCGTCGCTGGTCTCGCTGTCCTCGCCTTCGCGGTGGGCGCGTCCGCACAGTCGGTCGTGAGCGGGACCGTCACGGACGCCGAGACGGGCGGCGTGCTGATCGGCGCGGCCGTCTACGCCCCGGCCCTCGACCGCGGCGCCGTTACGAACGCGTACGGCCACTACAGCCTGCCGCTCCCCGCCGACACGGTCGGCCTCGTCGTCTCGTACGTCGGCTACCAGGCGCGGGAGGTCCGGGCGGACTCGGCGGTCGGCGGGCGGCTCGACGTGGCCCTCCACCCGGTCGACCTCGGTGAGGTCGTCGTCGAGGCGGACGCGGCCGGGTCGCGTCGGCCGGAGTCGACGCCTCAGATGGGCGAGGCCGCGCTGTCGGGCACCGATATCCAGGCGCTTCCGGCGCTCTTCGGCGAGGCCGACGTGCTCAAGGCCGTCCAACTCCTCCCGGGTGTCCGCGCGGGGCAGGAGGGGACGGCCGGGCTCCACGTCCGCGGCGGCTCGCCCGACCAGACGCTCGTGCTCCTCGACGGCACGCCGCTCTACAACGCATCGCACTTGTTCGGCTTCCTCTCGACGTTCAACGCCGACGCCGTGAGCCGCGTCGAGCTGACCAAGGGCGCTTACCCCGCACGGTTCGGCGGGCGGCTGGCGTCGGTCCTCGACGTGCGGCTTCGGGATGGCGACCTGGAACGGCACCGCGTGCAGGGGCAGGTCGGGCTGCTCTCGACGAAGCTCCTCGCGGAGGGCCCCATCGTCCCCGGCCGGGCGTCGCTCCTCGTGTCGGGGCGGCGGACGCACATCGACCTGCTGGCCGGGCCGTTCATCGACCGGGCGAACGAGCGGGCGGCGGCGCGTGACGAGGCGCAGATCGACCCGAGCCTCTCGTTCTACGACGTCAACGCCAAGCTGAACTGGCGGCCCTCGGACCGCGACCGGCTCTATCTCAGCGTCTACCGCGGCGGCGACACGTTCTCGTTTTCCGCCATCGACCCGGAGATCGACTGCGCGGCCGGCGACTGCGCGGCGACGGGCGTCGAGAACGCGACGGGCGGCGGGCTCGACTGGGGCTCGCTCGTGGGCTCACTCCGCTACACGCGCGTCCTCTCGCCCCGCCTCTTCGGCGCGCTCACGCTGACGGCCAGCGACTACGGCTTCGACGTCGAGGTCACGTCCGACGAGGGGCGGAACGGGCCGAGCCCGGTGACGGCGGCGGCGCGCTACCGGAGCGGGATCCGCGATCTCGGCGCGCGGCTCGACCTCGACCTCGCCGCCGGTCATGGTCACGCGCTCCGCCTCGGCGCGGCCGTCACGCACCACCGGTTCACGCCCGGCGCCCTCTCGGTCTTGGGCGAGGACGCCGCCGAGGGCGTCCCCGCCGACACCACACTCGGCGGCGGGCCCACCGACGGCCTCGAAGCCGTGCTCTACGTCGACGACACGTGGCGCGCAGGCCCGCTCACGCTCGGGCTCGGGCTCCACCTCGCGACGTACGTCGCCGGTCAGAACGTCTACCCGTCCGTCGAGCCCAGGCTGTCCGCCTCGGTGAAGCTGTGGCCGAGGCTGGCGCTCAAGGCGAGCGCGGCCGTGACGCAGCAGCCCGTCCACCTTCTCACGACCGGCGCCGGCATCGGCCTGCCCGCGGACCTCTGGGTCCCGGCCGACTCCGTCGGCCCCGAGCGTGGGTGGCAGGTCGCCGCGGGACTGGCGGGCTCGTCGCCGAGTGGACGAACGGCGTGGTCGGTCGAGGGCTACGTCCGGGCGATGGACGGCCTCGTGGCCTACCGTGACGGCGCGGCCTTCTCGACGCCCACCGACGACTGGCAGGAACTCGTGGTGACCGGCGAGGGCCGAAGCCGCGGTCTGGAGGCGTTCGTTGAGCACCGGACGGACCGCGTGACGGCGTGGTTCGCCTACACGCTCGCCCGGACCGACCGCCGCTTCGACGCCATCGCCGACGGCGCGTGGTTCCCCTACCGCTACGACCGCCGGCATGACGTCTCAGCCGTCGTCCTCGCCCGCCTCTCGCGCCGGTTCGACGCGTCGGTCTCGGCGGTCTACGGGACCGGCGACGCCGTGACGCTGCCGGCGGCGAGCTACGACGCCACGTTCCTCAGCTCGGGTTCGATCCCGTACTGGACCCAGTCGGTCCCGCAGGCGGCCTCGGAGGTGGCCTACGGCCCGCGCAACGGGCATCGGCTCCCGGCCTACGCCCGCCTCGACCTCGGCCTCACGTTCTACCTCCACCGCGGGAGCCGCCCCCACAGCGTCTCGCTCGACGTCTACAACGCGCTCAACCGGAAGAACCCGTTCGTCACGCTCCTCGACGAGCGGACCGACGCCGAGACCGGCGAGGCCCGCCAGCAGCTCGTGGGGATCTCGCTGTTCCCCGTCCTCCCGTCGCTCTCCTACCGCTTCGCGTTCTGA
- a CDS encoding TonB-dependent receptor → MRALLWPVAAALVFALAAPVDAQVWGELAGRVTDAATGDGIPGATVLIEGNSFGTNTATDGSYSFRIPEGTWPVRVSFVGYRPFRDTVVVSRGATTRLDAVLEEAVGELGDVAVEGEAEPEAVGVSRIDPRVVRDMPMPMADAMRGVKTELGVTSSNELSNSYSVRGGSYDENQFFIDGFEIYRPLRISQGEQEGLGLINGDLTSRMTLFAGGFPVRYGGKLASVLDATYAAPEGRPSGTAYASTLDAGLQAAGALGDRAGVAFALRSARPQRFFAGQELEGAYDPNFSDAQGVLDWRLSSAHSLRALGLYARHRFRLAPRQQETTFGIYPNLVQTVASDFEGIEEDGYDIGFGGLLLTSQLGESARAEHRVSVFTTDEFETYDVTSRTSLYRRQQRPEGSQADLDRLLEGQTLQQDLANNSIQQTIWTAQGRYFGRLGAHGAEAGWQARALRFDDLINEKTTFTGQTDGGVQRTVTADSVAADTTFASWQVSGWVEDAVRIGRLTLTPGVRADYFAYNEELTLSPRLSAVYRLSPQTSLTAAAGIYHQAPTYRELRGDPDPGTSAFNTLDGDIASPRATQAVVGLDHFFTSRRLALRAEAYVKKYDDLISYDVNNVRVVYSAENDSEGYAAGADFQLRGELVPGRESWITYGLLFTKERFYTPEATDEQTLARFEARGGGDWIPRPTDRRHNLSLFVQDYVPGDDTWTLHIRTLYGSGIPTTPPARDQDRSIDAISVFDEGQRNVIRLPSYFRFDLGATKRLQLANLAGSPLELLATIEVLNVFDQTNAVAYSWVEQFSGDRRIYTAVPTRLTPRTLNVRFRVDF, encoded by the coding sequence ATGCGCGCACTCCTCTGGCCCGTCGCGGCCGCCCTCGTCTTCGCCCTCGCGGCCCCCGTCGACGCCCAGGTCTGGGGCGAGTTGGCCGGCCGCGTGACCGACGCCGCCACCGGCGACGGCATCCCCGGCGCGACCGTCCTCATCGAGGGGAACTCGTTCGGGACGAACACGGCCACGGACGGGAGCTATTCGTTCCGCATCCCCGAGGGGACGTGGCCGGTCCGCGTGTCGTTCGTGGGGTACCGGCCGTTCCGCGACACCGTCGTCGTGTCCCGCGGCGCCACCACCCGCCTCGACGCCGTGCTGGAGGAGGCCGTGGGCGAGCTCGGCGACGTGGCCGTCGAGGGCGAGGCCGAGCCCGAGGCGGTCGGGGTCAGCCGGATCGACCCCCGCGTGGTCCGCGACATGCCGATGCCGATGGCCGACGCCATGCGCGGCGTCAAGACGGAGCTCGGCGTGACGTCGTCGAACGAGCTGTCGAACTCGTACTCGGTCCGCGGCGGGAGCTACGACGAGAACCAGTTCTTTATCGACGGCTTCGAGATCTACAGGCCGCTCCGGATCAGCCAGGGCGAGCAGGAGGGGCTCGGGCTGATCAACGGCGACCTCACGAGCCGGATGACCCTCTTCGCCGGCGGCTTCCCGGTCCGCTACGGCGGCAAGCTGGCGTCGGTCCTCGACGCGACGTACGCCGCGCCGGAGGGCCGCCCGAGCGGGACGGCCTACGCTTCGACGCTCGACGCTGGGCTCCAGGCAGCCGGTGCGCTCGGCGACCGGGCGGGCGTCGCGTTCGCCCTCCGGAGCGCCCGCCCGCAGCGGTTCTTCGCCGGCCAGGAGCTTGAGGGTGCCTACGACCCCAACTTCAGCGACGCACAGGGCGTCCTCGACTGGCGGCTCTCGTCGGCCCACTCGCTCCGCGCGCTCGGGCTCTACGCGCGCCACCGGTTCCGCCTCGCGCCGCGCCAGCAGGAGACGACGTTCGGCATCTACCCGAACCTCGTCCAGACCGTCGCCAGCGACTTCGAGGGGATCGAGGAGGACGGCTACGACATCGGCTTCGGCGGGCTCCTCCTGACGAGCCAACTCGGCGAGAGCGCCCGCGCCGAGCACCGGGTCTCCGTCTTCACCACCGACGAGTTCGAGACGTACGACGTGACCTCGCGGACGTCGCTCTACCGCCGCCAGCAGCGGCCCGAGGGCTCGCAGGCCGACCTCGACCGGCTCCTCGAAGGGCAGACGCTCCAGCAGGACCTCGCCAACAACTCGATCCAGCAAACGATCTGGACCGCGCAGGGCCGCTACTTCGGCCGCCTCGGGGCCCACGGCGCCGAGGCGGGCTGGCAAGCCCGCGCGCTCCGCTTCGACGACCTCATCAACGAGAAGACGACGTTCACCGGCCAGACGGACGGCGGCGTGCAGCGGACGGTCACGGCGGACTCGGTCGCGGCCGACACGACGTTCGCCTCGTGGCAGGTCTCGGGCTGGGTCGAGGACGCCGTCCGGATCGGGCGGCTGACGCTCACTCCCGGCGTCCGCGCCGACTACTTCGCCTACAACGAGGAGCTCACGCTCTCGCCGCGCCTCTCGGCCGTCTACCGGCTCTCGCCGCAGACGTCGCTCACGGCCGCGGCCGGCATCTACCACCAGGCGCCGACCTACCGCGAGCTCCGCGGCGACCCCGATCCCGGCACGTCGGCGTTCAACACGCTCGACGGCGACATCGCGAGCCCGCGCGCGACGCAGGCCGTCGTCGGGCTCGACCACTTCTTTACGAGCCGCCGCCTCGCGCTCCGGGCCGAGGCCTACGTCAAGAAGTACGACGACCTCATCTCGTACGACGTCAACAACGTCCGCGTCGTCTACTCGGCTGAGAACGACTCCGAGGGCTACGCGGCCGGCGCCGATTTCCAGCTCCGCGGCGAGCTCGTGCCGGGCCGTGAGAGCTGGATCACGTACGGCCTCCTCTTCACGAAGGAGCGGTTCTACACGCCCGAGGCCACCGACGAGCAGACGCTCGCTCGCTTCGAGGCCCGCGGCGGCGGCGACTGGATCCCGCGCCCGACCGACCGCCGCCACAACCTGTCCCTCTTCGTCCAAGACTACGTCCCCGGCGACGACACGTGGACGCTCCACATCCGGACGCTCTACGGCTCGGGCATCCCCACGACGCCGCCGGCCCGTGACCAGGACCGGTCCATCGACGCGATCTCGGTCTTCGACGAGGGCCAGCGCAACGTCATCCGCCTGCCGAGCTACTTCCGGTTCGACCTCGGCGCGACGAAGCGGCTCCAACTCGCGAACCTCGCCGGCAGCCCGCTCGAGCTCCTCGCGACGATCGAGGTGCTCAACGTGTTCGACCAGACGAACGCCGTGGCGTACTCGTGGGTCGAGCAGTTCTCGGGCGACCGCCGGATCTACACGGCCGTCCCCACACGCCTCACGCCGCGCACCCTCAACGTCCGCTTCCGGGTGGACTTTTAG
- a CDS encoding ChaN family lipoprotein — protein sequence MLELCTAALLFAASAGAPTPGPYVVLDGAGQRVELGVLCDALADADVVFLGELHDDSTAHALELELLAAAHVAAQAADRPLVLALEMVETDVQPVLDEYLAGLIRERDWLAASRPWGNYDTDYRPLVEFAKAEGVPVVASNAPGRYVSLVSRRGGLAVLDSVATAQAWLPLEVAPPSEALAAKFTDLMGGMSHGAGPTVEGMLAAQNLRDATMAWRIAETLDARPGALVVHVNGSFHSDDRLGIPEHLARLAPEARTLVVTMRRETGPEDAEVGANDFVILTSAGE from the coding sequence ATGCTCGAGCTCTGCACCGCCGCCCTCCTGTTCGCGGCGTCGGCCGGCGCGCCGACGCCCGGCCCGTACGTCGTCCTCGACGGCGCCGGCCAGCGCGTCGAGCTCGGCGTCCTCTGCGACGCCCTCGCCGACGCCGACGTCGTGTTCCTCGGCGAGCTCCATGACGACTCGACGGCGCACGCCCTCGAACTCGAGCTCCTCGCCGCGGCGCACGTCGCGGCGCAGGCGGCCGACCGGCCGCTCGTGCTGGCGCTCGAGATGGTCGAGACCGACGTCCAGCCGGTCCTCGACGAGTACCTCGCCGGGCTCATCCGCGAGCGCGACTGGCTCGCCGCGAGCCGGCCGTGGGGCAACTACGACACCGACTACCGGCCGCTCGTGGAGTTCGCGAAGGCCGAGGGCGTCCCGGTCGTCGCGTCGAACGCGCCGGGCCGCTACGTCAGCCTCGTCTCGCGGCGCGGCGGGCTGGCCGTCCTCGACAGCGTGGCGACCGCGCAGGCGTGGCTGCCTCTGGAGGTGGCGCCGCCGTCGGAGGCGCTGGCGGCCAAGTTCACCGACCTGATGGGCGGGATGTCGCACGGCGCCGGCCCGACGGTCGAGGGAATGCTCGCCGCGCAGAACCTCCGCGACGCCACGATGGCGTGGCGGATTGCGGAGACGCTGGACGCCCGCCCCGGCGCGCTCGTGGTCCACGTCAACGGGAGCTTCCACAGCGACGACCGGCTCGGCATCCCGGAGCACCTCGCCCGCCTCGCACCGGAGGCGCGGACGCTCGTCGTGACGATGCGCCGCGAGACCGGACCCGAGGACGCCGAGGTCGGCGCGAACGACTTCGTGATCCTGACCTCGGCCGGCGAGTAG
- a CDS encoding NAD-dependent protein deacetylase — protein sequence MSAPTATAPADLGALVDLLRGRRLAVLAGAGISTESGIPDYRGPETRHVERRPVQYDDFVRDATARQRYWARASRGWARMTGARPNEGHRALARLERAGLVEGVVTQNVDGLHQAAGSGRVIELHGALDRVVCLGCDVRLSRAEVQRLIESTNPGWLRLGAEAGRMAPDGDVELEAGIARFVTPVCPSCGGPLKPDVVFFGESVPKPRVAEAAGIVSRADALLVVGSSLAVYSGYRFVRQAEKEGTPVAIVTLGETRGHPHAAVALDARLGDALPALADALGA from the coding sequence ATGTCCGCACCGACCGCCACCGCCCCCGCCGACCTCGGCGCGCTCGTCGACCTCCTCCGCGGCCGCCGGCTGGCGGTCCTCGCCGGCGCCGGCATCTCCACCGAGTCCGGCATCCCCGACTACCGCGGGCCGGAGACGAGGCACGTCGAGCGCCGGCCGGTCCAGTACGACGACTTCGTCCGCGACGCGACGGCCCGCCAGCGGTACTGGGCGCGCGCCAGCCGCGGCTGGGCCCGGATGACGGGCGCCCGACCGAACGAGGGCCACCGCGCGCTCGCGCGGCTCGAACGGGCCGGCCTCGTCGAGGGCGTCGTCACGCAGAACGTCGACGGGCTCCACCAGGCGGCCGGCTCGGGGCGCGTGATCGAGCTCCACGGCGCCCTCGACCGCGTCGTCTGCCTCGGCTGCGACGTGCGGCTCTCCCGAGCGGAGGTCCAGCGTCTCATCGAGTCAACGAACCCCGGGTGGCTCCGCCTCGGCGCCGAGGCGGGCCGAATGGCGCCCGACGGCGACGTCGAGTTGGAGGCCGGGATCGCCCGGTTCGTGACGCCGGTCTGTCCGTCGTGCGGAGGTCCGCTCAAGCCCGACGTCGTGTTCTTCGGCGAGAGCGTCCCGAAGCCGCGCGTGGCCGAGGCCGCTGGGATCGTCTCGCGGGCCGACGCGCTCCTCGTGGTCGGCTCCAGCCTCGCCGTCTACAGCGGCTACCGGTTCGTGCGGCAGGCCGAAAAAGAGGGGACGCCGGTCGCCATCGTCACGCTCGGCGAGACGCGGGGCCACCCGCACGCGGCCGTCGCCCTCGACGCCCGCCTCGGCGACGCGCTGCCCGCCCTCGCGGACGCACTCGGCGCCTGA